In the Betaproteobacteria bacterium genome, one interval contains:
- a CDS encoding SAM-dependent methyltransferase: RDLYGPTHKAFAALDAAGQAALDRDITALLNEFDIGGGHGLVAPSEYAEVVITVG; the protein is encoded by the coding sequence TCCGCGACCTGTACGGCCCGACCCACAAGGCTTTCGCCGCGCTGGATGCAGCCGGTCAGGCGGCGCTCGACCGCGACATCACCGCGCTGCTGAACGAGTTCGACATCGGCGGCGGGCATGGCCTCGTCGCGCCGAGCGAGTACGCCGAAGTCGTGATCACCGTGGGCTGA